The genomic segment GTGTTGAGCGTGCCCGCCAGCGCCGCGAGGCGGCCGCGCGCGGAATCCACGAGCGTCTTCGCCCGTTGATCGGCGGGGAGCGCGGTGAGTTCGTTCAGCGTCGTCTCGGCGGCCGAGCGGATCTCGGTGAGCGCGCCCTGCGTTGCCGCGAGGCGGGACGCGGCCGCGGCGTTGCTCTGAGTCAGTGAAGCGAGCACGGCGCTCTGCCGCCGCAGGCCGAAGGCCCCGGCGACACCGCCGCCGAGGGTCGCGCCGACATCGGCGAAGCGGCCGGTGGCGATCTCCTTGGTCGCGTTCGCGAGTTCGCTCTGGAGCCGCGAGACGCCGGTGCGCGGCGCATTCCAGAGGTTGAGGCTTGAGATGAAGCCGGTCGTCATCATGGCCGTATCACCGCACCGCGTCGAGGAGGGTCTTGAGGAGGTCGTTGACGACCGAGATCAGCTTGGCCGAGGCGCTGTAGGAGCGCTCCAACTGCAGGGCGAGGGCGGTCTCGTCGTCGCCGTTCACGCCCGCGACGTTCGAGAGCGCCTCGTTGGCGCGCGTCAGCAGGGTCTTCTGGTAGGACGCGTCGGTCGAGGCGTCCTTGCGCTGCGCTTCGAGCCACCCCGCGGAGGAAGCGGCGAGGTCGGGCAGGCCGGCGGAGGTGCCGAGGCCGAGGGCCGGATCGACGGGCCGGGCCGCCGACAATGCCGTGAGAAGGCCGCGAAGGCGGCCCGCATAGGCCGCGTCGCCGCCCGCCGCAGGATCCGCATAGTCGCTGCCGTTCATCCCGCCGCTGCGCAGCAGGGCGACGGAGCCGCCTCGGGCCGGGTCGACTGCCGCGTTGACCGAAATCGAGGCCGCGAGGCCGGTGCGTCCGGCGGCCGGAGGCAGGATCCCGCTGCCGCCCGCGGTGAACAGGCCGGCCCGCGGACCGCTGTCGAGGCCCACGGCATCGCTCTCGGCGAAGGCATCGATCAACCCGCCTGCGAGGGCATCGAGCTGCGCTTCGTACTGGACCGCCGCACCGTCGCGCAGGGCCACGAGCCCGGCGATCCGCCCGGAATTGAGCGGCATCGGCGAGGTGGCCCCGGTCACCGGCACGCCGTCGATCCGCACGCCGCCGCCGACGGTGCCCGCGGCAAAGACGGATGTGGCCGAGAACGTGACCGCGCGGGGGCCGCGCTCGAACAGGGTCACGCCGCCATCGGTATAGAGCGCCATGTCGCCGCCCTCGCGGGCCACCGCGTGGACGCCGATCTCCTGCGACAGCGCGGTCAGGATGCGGTCGCGGTCGTCCAGCGCGTCGGTGGCGTCGCCGCCGAGGGCGGTGGTCTTGGTCACGGCGCGGTTGGCGGCCTCGAACCGGACGAGAAGGTCGTTGATGCGGCTCACCGAGGCGGCGATTCCGGCATCGGCCTCCGCCCGTGCGGCGTGGATTGCGTCCGCCGCTTGGCTCAGGCTTCCCGCCAGAGCCTTGGCCGACTCGACCGCGTCACGGGCGAGCTGCGCATTGTCGGGCTGGTTGGCGGCGGCCTGGAGCGCGGCTTGGAAGGTCGTGAGGCGCGCGGCCGGCGCGGTCGGGTCGTCGGTGTCGCCGACGGTCTGCGCGAGCTTCGTCAGCCCGGTGAGAAGGGCGTCACCGCGGGCAGCGTCCGACGAAGCGTTCAGCGTGCGGGCATAGAGCGCCGGGTCGCCCGCACGGGTGATCGTCACCGTGGCGCCGCCCGTGCTGCCGGCGACCAGCGTCGCGATCTTGCGCGAATAGCCGGGATCGTTCGCGCCCGCGACGTTGCGCGCGGAGACGGCGATCTGGTTCGAGTTCGCGAGCAGCGAGGCGCGCGCGGTGTTGAGCGCGAGGGTGAGACCCATCGGTCGGTTCCTGAGACGCGATACGAGACGGGGACGCCGGTGTCGGGCCGGCGCCCCCGGATGCGACGACGGTTCGCGTTAGCGCTTCAGGTTCATCAGGGTTTCGAGCAGCTCGTTGCCGGTCATGAACACCTTGGAGTTGGCGGTGTAGACCGTCTGCGACTCGATCATCGTGGTGAGTTCGGTGCTGACATCGACGTTGGACTGTTCGAGCGCGCCGGCCTTCAGGATGCCGCGCCCGCCCTGGCCGGCGAAGCCGACCTGGATGTCGCCGGATTCGGCGCTCGTCGTGAAGACGTTGCCCGCTCGCGGCGCGAGGTTGTCGGGGCTCGCCACATCCGCCAGCGGCACCTTGAACGCGGCCTTGCGGGTGCCGTCGGTATAGACCGCGTAGACAGTGCCGTCCTCGCCGAA from the Methylorubrum extorquens genome contains:
- the flgK gene encoding FlgK protein (Evidence 2b : Function from indirect experimental evidences (e.g. phenotypes); Product type s : structure) — protein: MGLTLALNTARASLLANSNQIAVSARNVAGANDPGYSRKIATLVAGSTGGATVTITRAGDPALYARTLNASSDAARGDALLTGLTKLAQTVGDTDDPTAPAARLTTFQAALQAAANQPDNAQLARDAVESAKALAGSLSQAADAIHAARAEADAGIAASVSRINDLLVRFEAANRAVTKTTALGGDATDALDDRDRILTALSQEIGVHAVAREGGDMALYTDGGVTLFERGPRAVTFSATSVFAAGTVGGGVRIDGVPVTGATSPMPLNSGRIAGLVALRDGAAVQYEAQLDALAGGLIDAFAESDAVGLDSGPRAGLFTAGGSGILPPAAGRTGLAASISVNAAVDPARGGSVALLRSGGMNGSDYADPAAGGDAAYAGRLRGLLTALSAARPVDPALGLGTSAGLPDLAASSAGWLEAQRKDASTDASYQKTLLTRANEALSNVAGVNGDDETALALQLERSYSASAKLISVVNDLLKTLLDAVR